A window of Halobacillus naozhouensis genomic DNA:
TTTTTATCAATGTAAAAGACTGCTCAGACAGGTTTACCGCTTCAGTTTGCTTTACAGCCAGCGAGACGGTTTCCGTCATTTCCTGTTCAATCACATTTACCCCTGATTTAATCTGTTGAACCATAGTTGAGATTTTACTGGTGGCATCAGTTGATTGATCAGCGAGTTTTCTCACTTCTTCTGCAACGACAGCAAACCCTTTACCATGTTCACCGGCACGAGCTGCTTCAATAGCTGCATTTAAAGCAAGCAGGTTCGTCTGCTCCGCAATTTCATTGACGAGCTTCACTGTGACTTCAATTTGGTCGGTATATCCAATGAAGTCTTGCACGGATGCTTCCACCTTAGTAATAGAGCCTTTATTTTTCTCCATCCCTTTGCGTTGTTCTTCAATAGCTGTTTGTCCTTCGTAAACCTTAGAAAGGGCAGCCGTGCTTGATTCTGATGCCTTTTTACTTTCCCGCGTATTTGCTTCAAAAGCTTGGTGCATCTGTTCCATCAGGGAGGCAACATCTTGAATATCGTTAGAAATCGATTGACTTCCTTGTGCTAACTCATCTGTCGAGCTCGTTACTTGCTGTGTGACTTCAGAGAGTCCTGTCATCTCGTGATTCAACTTGGAACTAAATCGCTCCACATTTCCTCCAATTTGATGTACCGATTTAACCGTTGACGTCAGGTTGTTCACCATTACTTGAAAAGACCGCTTCAGTTGGCCAATCTCATCCTTTTCTTTTTCGGAAACATGAATGGTTGTGGTTAAGTCACCTTCCGCCACCTTAGAGGCCTGCACAGCTAAATCCTTCATTGGTTTCGCTATATGTTTATTTAAGCGGGAGGTAGCGTAAATTGACAGCATAATCAGGACTATTCCAGCGATAATAGCAAAAAGGATTAATTGACTCACTGTTCTTGCTTGACTCGCCAAGTTGTTGTCATACCAGGCACGGGATTCTTGCTGTACCATGTACATGTCATTAAGAATTCCCGAAGTACGAGCCGATTGACGTTGGATTTCATTAATATCTTCTGCTTCGAGAGCTTCAGTTACAGTTTGCTGCCAGTCCTCATACTTGGTAACAGCTTGACTGTACCAGCGTTCTTGCTCTGATGTAGCCATTAATCTGCCAAGTTCATCGAGTGCTGACTTCGTTATTTTCATTTGACTTAAAGCTTCATTTTTCGTTGCTGCTGAAGGGTTGTACCCGTATGTATTCAGCGTTTGCTCAAGAGTGACAAGTTGCCCATTTACTTCTTTAGATTCTAGCAGTACAGCTACGTCCGAATTGGAGGAACTTTCAAGGCTAGTCATTTGATAGACAATGAAAGAGATTAGTGCCAGGCTAAGGAGCAAGGGGAGTAAGGTCATGGTATATAATCTTCGTTGTATTGTCATTGTCCCATCTCCTTATCCAGTATGGCTTGTTGCTTGTCAGTTAAGTCAATTAACCGAATGGGTGCCAGCCCTACACCTTTTTCTTTAACTCCGAGTGTGATTTGACTGCCTTCCAGCTGTTCTCCATTCACAAGTTGCTCCATCACATCATAAAGTGCCACGTCCAAGTACTTCAGCATCGACGTAACAACGGCTTTTTCTGCCACAAAAAATTGGTCACTGTCGACACCAAAGGCATAAATTCCTTGATTTTGAGCTTCCTTTAATGCCCCAATTCCCGTAAACCCTGCAGCTGGAAATACAAAATCAGCTCCTTTTTCAACCATAGCCT
This region includes:
- a CDS encoding methyl-accepting chemotaxis protein — its product is MTIQRRLYTMTLLPLLLSLALISFIVYQMTSLESSSNSDVAVLLESKEVNGQLVTLEQTLNTYGYNPSAATKNEALSQMKITKSALDELGRLMATSEQERWYSQAVTKYEDWQQTVTEALEAEDINEIQRQSARTSGILNDMYMVQQESRAWYDNNLASQARTVSQLILFAIIAGIVLIMLSIYATSRLNKHIAKPMKDLAVQASKVAEGDLTTTIHVSEKEKDEIGQLKRSFQVMVNNLTSTVKSVHQIGGNVERFSSKLNHEMTGLSEVTQQVTSSTDELAQGSQSISNDIQDVASLMEQMHQAFEANTRESKKASESSTAALSKVYEGQTAIEEQRKGMEKNKGSITKVEASVQDFIGYTDQIEVTVKLVNEIAEQTNLLALNAAIEAARAGEHGKGFAVVAEEVRKLADQSTDATSKISTMVQQIKSGVNVIEQEMTETVSLAVKQTEAVNLSEQSFTLIKTQVDKINEQLHEVVEGMVQSKEQSLQITTSVENVSAITEETAAGTEEISASAGEQQHAFQQMTEEANELGNMVNQMNRELEHFKW